Proteins encoded together in one Lepisosteus oculatus isolate fLepOcu1 chromosome 2, fLepOcu1.hap2, whole genome shotgun sequence window:
- the LOC102688019 gene encoding trace amine-associated receptor 1-like yields the protein MNFSQTGMTENIHYCYESMNKSCLKHVYLITVRSPLYLIFVAVILFTVCGNLFVIISIAHFKQLHTPTNFLVLSLAVADFLLGGFIMPPSMVRSLETCWYYGDLFCKIHSSTDVMLSTTSILHLSFISIDRYYAVCEPLKYKTKITVCVALYMVIISWAVSAVIGFGMIFLELNIKGMEDTYYNRFDCVGGCVLIQSEASSTISSTLSFYIPGFMMVGIYFKIFLVARRQARTIQGIVSQSKSSEDGKTMTSSKTERKAAKTLGIVMGVFLSCWTPFFLCNIMDPIFNYSIPPVLLDTLVWLGYLNSTFNPLVYAFFYNWFRKALGMIVFGKIFQANSSRTRLITD from the coding sequence ATGAACTTTTCTCAGACTGGAATGACTGAAAACATTCACTATTGTTATGAATCTATGAACAAGTcatgtctgaaacatgtttatttgatAACTGTACGTTCTCCACTTTATCTGATCTTTGTAGCAGTCATTTTGTTCACTGTTTGTGGAAACCTGTTTGTCATCATTTCCATTGCTCACTTCAAACAGCTTCACACACCGACCAATTTTCTTGTTCTCTCATTAGCAGTTGCTGACTTTCTATTAGGAGGATTTATAATGCCTCCCAGTATGGTCCGATCCCTTGAAACTTGTTGGTACTATGGAGACTTGTTTTGTAAAATCCATTCCAGCACAGATGTCATGTTATCCACTACTTCTATTTTGCATCTCTCCTTCATTTCAATCGATCGATATTATGCTGTGTGTGAACcactaaaatacaaaactaaaatcaCTGTTTGTGTTGCACTTTATATGGTTATTATCAGCTGGGCTGTGTCAGCTGTTATTGGATTTGGAATGATCTTTCTAGAGTTAAATATAAAGGGGATGGAAGATACCTACTACAACAGATTTGATTGTGTAGGTGGCTGTGTCCTAATACAGAGTGAAGCATCAAGCACAATTTCCTCCACACTTTCTTTTTACATCCCTGGGTTTATGATGGTAGGaatctattttaaaattttccTTGTAGCAAGGAGACAAGCCCGGACAATTCAAGGAATAGTATCCCAGAGTAAGAGCTCAGAAGACGGCAAAACAATGACTTCAAgcaagacagaaagaaaagctGCAAAAACTCTGGGAATAGTAATGGGGGTCTTTCTCAGCTGCTGGACACCATTTTTCTTGTGTAATATCATGGAtcctatttttaattattcaattcCGCCCGTTTTACTTGACACTCTTGTGTGGCTAGGGTACTTAAATTCTACATTTAATCCTCTTGTCTATGCTTTCTTTTACAACTGGTTCAGAAAAGCTCTTGGTATGATTGTGTTTGGGAAAATATTTCAAGCAAATTCTTCAAGAACAAGACTaattacagattaa